The following proteins come from a genomic window of Sinorhizobium fredii NGR234:
- a CDS encoding aspartate aminotransferase family protein — protein sequence MKTVVEIGEMDRRSVLHPFTYLKDYAEGATAPTIVETGKGVRIKDASGREYIDGFAGLYCVNVGYGRTEVAEAIARQAYKLAYYHSYAAHTTEELARLSDRLVKMAPGHMSKVFFGLSGSDANETQAKIVWYYNNLRGKPAKKKIIARERGYHGCSVVSGSMTGLSFYHDHMDLPVAGILRTGVPHHYRGALPGETEETFSERRARELEALILAEGPETVAALIAEPVLGTGGIIPPPSGYWPRIQAVLKKYDVLLIADEVICGFGRTGAMFGSDLYGMVPDLVTVAKGLTSAYVPLSASIVSEQVYEVMQEATPQVGAFSHGYTYSGHPLGAAAANAVLDIVERDDLPGQAAKKGAYLMGRLKAEFEQNPIVGEVRGVGMMAAVEFVPDRGANVPFSPALKVGARISQAARNRNLIARAMPHGDILGFAPPLTMSEAEIDEMVFIAKAAVDEVLRELYAQGAVKG from the coding sequence ATGAAAACTGTTGTTGAAATAGGCGAAATGGATAGGCGCTCTGTCCTGCATCCATTCACATATCTGAAGGACTACGCAGAAGGTGCGACCGCGCCGACCATTGTGGAAACCGGCAAGGGTGTTCGCATCAAGGATGCGAGTGGGCGCGAATATATCGATGGTTTTGCGGGTCTTTATTGCGTAAACGTCGGCTATGGCCGAACGGAGGTGGCCGAAGCCATCGCTCGTCAGGCGTACAAGCTGGCCTATTATCACTCCTACGCCGCTCATACCACGGAAGAACTCGCCCGGCTTTCCGATCGGCTTGTGAAAATGGCACCCGGGCACATGTCCAAGGTCTTCTTCGGCCTTTCCGGGTCGGACGCCAACGAGACGCAGGCTAAAATCGTTTGGTATTACAACAATCTTCGCGGCAAGCCCGCGAAGAAGAAGATCATTGCGCGCGAACGTGGCTATCACGGATGCTCCGTAGTGTCGGGCTCGATGACCGGCCTCAGCTTCTACCACGACCACATGGATCTGCCGGTAGCCGGCATACTGCGCACCGGCGTGCCCCATCATTATCGGGGCGCCTTACCGGGCGAGACCGAAGAGACGTTTTCCGAACGTCGCGCACGTGAGCTTGAAGCCCTTATCCTGGCCGAAGGCCCGGAAACGGTGGCCGCACTCATCGCTGAACCGGTGCTCGGCACCGGCGGTATTATCCCGCCGCCCTCAGGCTACTGGCCAAGAATCCAGGCGGTGCTGAAAAAGTACGACGTCCTGTTGATTGCTGACGAGGTGATCTGCGGTTTTGGCCGCACGGGAGCAATGTTCGGCTCCGATTTGTACGGCATGGTGCCTGACCTCGTCACGGTCGCGAAGGGGTTGACATCGGCATATGTGCCGCTTTCGGCCTCGATTGTGTCCGAACAGGTTTACGAGGTCATGCAGGAAGCTACGCCTCAAGTGGGCGCCTTCTCGCACGGCTACACCTATTCCGGCCACCCCCTCGGCGCAGCAGCCGCAAACGCAGTGCTCGATATCGTAGAGCGCGACGACCTTCCCGGACAGGCGGCGAAGAAGGGGGCCTATCTCATGGGCCGGCTCAAAGCCGAATTTGAACAGAACCCAATCGTCGGCGAAGTGCGCGGCGTGGGCATGATGGCGGCGGTCGAATTTGTCCCGGACCGCGGGGCGAACGTGCCATTCAGTCCTGCGTTGAAGGTCGGCGCGCGTATTTCTCAGGCGGCGCGCAACCGGAACCTCATCGCTCGCGCCATGCCCCATGGCGACATCCTGGGCTTCGCACCACCTCTCACCATGAGCGAAGCGGAGATCGACGAGATGGTCTTCATCGCAAAGGCTGCAGTGGATGAAGTCCTGCGCGAACTTTACGCGCAGGGTGCGGTGAAAGGCTGA
- a CDS encoding amino acid ABC transporter ATP-binding protein, which produces MTANVLKVRELCKSFGPTKVLNGVSFRMTEGEVISLVGSSGSGKSTALRCVNFLETPTSGEIEVMGDAVSAVVNEHGKTVVHGAHNIHNFRRRIGMVFQNFNLWPHQTVLGNVTLALLYALGKNKRDAKEIALSALSKVGMADFRDRYPHQLSGGQQQRVAIARVLAMSPKIMLFDEPTSALDPELVGEVLRAIRGLADEGATILLVTHEMRFARDVSNRMIFLHKGEIEQDGTPEELLRNPASDAVARFLSSVMPLAA; this is translated from the coding sequence ATGACGGCAAACGTGCTGAAGGTCCGTGAACTCTGCAAATCCTTTGGGCCAACCAAGGTTTTGAACGGCGTCAGCTTTCGAATGACAGAGGGCGAGGTCATTTCGCTGGTTGGATCGTCCGGTTCGGGCAAGAGCACGGCGCTACGCTGCGTGAATTTCCTTGAGACGCCCACCTCCGGTGAAATCGAGGTTATGGGGGACGCCGTTTCGGCGGTCGTGAACGAGCATGGCAAGACCGTGGTCCACGGTGCTCACAACATACATAACTTCCGCCGTCGCATCGGCATGGTGTTCCAGAATTTCAATCTGTGGCCGCACCAGACTGTCCTCGGCAACGTGACCCTGGCGCTGCTCTACGCCCTGGGAAAGAACAAGCGCGACGCGAAGGAGATCGCGCTCTCGGCACTTTCGAAGGTCGGCATGGCCGATTTTCGCGACCGATATCCTCATCAACTCTCCGGCGGCCAGCAACAGCGTGTCGCGATCGCCCGCGTGCTCGCGATGAGCCCGAAGATCATGCTTTTCGACGAACCCACCTCCGCCCTCGATCCGGAGCTGGTCGGGGAGGTTCTGAGGGCCATCAGAGGGCTTGCAGATGAGGGAGCCACCATCCTTCTCGTCACCCACGAGATGCGGTTCGCGCGAGACGTCTCGAACCGAATGATCTTCCTGCACAAAGGTGAAATTGAGCAGGACGGTACGCCGGAAGAATTGCTTCGCAATCCAGCGTCTGACGCTGTGGCGCGATTCCTTTCCAGCGTGATGCCACTGGCCGCCTGA
- a CDS encoding transporter substrate-binding domain-containing protein: MSTITKLRSVLASGLFLVSAAASQAEEGVLRIGTEGDAPLFSMADADGNVTGFDADIANGICAELKLKCKFVVQSFSTLVPSMDSDRFDVIISGLGITAERQKKIDYSIPYATTPLYFVVAKDSPLAGLKSLDEIVKALDGKSLGVVTGTTYAKFIQKHVPGADLKTYDATTQQTADLAAGRLDAAFGDSPTWADFLATPDGAGFTRVDVKIMAMDDPTSLGHGMGVGMRKGNSELKAKLDAALCKMVTEGEVKNASLHWFKDDYTIPCTK, translated from the coding sequence ATGTCGACAATCACGAAACTTCGCTCAGTTCTCGCATCCGGACTCTTCCTGGTCTCAGCCGCGGCATCGCAAGCCGAAGAAGGCGTGCTGCGGATCGGCACTGAAGGAGACGCACCGCTGTTCAGCATGGCCGACGCTGACGGTAACGTTACCGGCTTCGATGCCGACATAGCGAACGGCATCTGCGCTGAACTCAAGTTGAAGTGCAAGTTCGTTGTCCAATCCTTCAGCACGCTTGTGCCTTCCATGGACAGCGACCGGTTTGACGTCATCATCTCCGGTTTGGGCATCACGGCGGAACGCCAGAAGAAAATCGACTACTCCATTCCGTATGCCACCACGCCCCTCTATTTCGTGGTGGCGAAGGACTCTCCCCTTGCCGGTCTCAAGAGCCTGGATGAGATCGTAAAGGCGCTCGACGGCAAGAGCCTCGGCGTGGTCACCGGAACCACATACGCCAAGTTCATCCAAAAACATGTTCCCGGCGCAGATCTGAAAACCTACGACGCCACGACGCAGCAGACGGCTGACCTTGCTGCAGGCCGCCTTGATGCCGCCTTCGGCGACTCTCCGACCTGGGCGGATTTCCTCGCCACTCCGGACGGGGCGGGGTTCACCCGAGTGGACGTCAAGATCATGGCGATGGACGATCCAACGTCGCTCGGTCACGGCATGGGCGTCGGGATGCGCAAGGGCAATTCCGAGCTCAAGGCAAAACTGGATGCGGCGCTCTGTAAGATGGTCACCGAAGGCGAGGTGAAGAATGCCAGCCTTCATTGGTTCAAGGACGATTACACCATTCCCTGCACGAAGTGA
- a CDS encoding ABC transporter permease subunit (The N-terminal region of this protein, as described by TIGR01726, is a three transmembrane segment that identifies a subfamily of ABC transporter permease subunits, which specificities that include histidine, arginine, glutamine, glutamate, L-cystine (sic), the opines (in Agrobacterium) octopine and nopaline, etc.), translated as MSFDLWVLLVERGWGFALLRGATVTLAVGLLGMLAGIIVAVPLALLRWRRLPIFSQAVDGYSILVRGVPGLLVIYLLFFGSIEWVQRLATAFGYQNSADDAYPFVIGVVAIAAISCAYSIEVFRGALEAVPVGLLEAAKSLALPNHVTFFRVTLPIALRLALGGLNNVWQMTIKDTSLVSVVGMQELMRSAAIAAGITRSPLLFYCAAAGMFFALTAISQTLFSHTERFFNRGFSRG; from the coding sequence ATGTCTTTTGACCTATGGGTTCTATTGGTTGAGCGGGGGTGGGGATTTGCCCTTCTGCGCGGCGCGACGGTGACACTGGCTGTCGGCCTGCTCGGGATGCTCGCTGGGATCATCGTGGCAGTGCCGCTGGCCCTTTTGAGGTGGCGACGCCTTCCCATATTCTCGCAAGCGGTGGACGGCTACAGCATTCTTGTGCGCGGCGTTCCCGGACTGCTCGTCATCTACCTCTTGTTCTTCGGCTCGATCGAGTGGGTTCAGCGGCTGGCAACCGCTTTCGGTTATCAAAATAGCGCCGACGACGCTTATCCCTTCGTCATCGGCGTTGTTGCGATCGCGGCTATATCATGTGCCTATTCGATCGAAGTGTTCCGCGGCGCGCTCGAAGCCGTGCCGGTGGGCTTGCTAGAAGCGGCAAAATCCCTTGCTCTGCCGAACCACGTCACCTTCTTCCGCGTCACGCTGCCTATCGCTTTGCGACTGGCGCTCGGCGGCCTCAACAATGTTTGGCAGATGACCATTAAGGACACCTCGCTGGTGTCGGTCGTGGGTATGCAGGAATTGATGCGCTCCGCGGCGATCGCCGCCGGCATTACTCGCTCTCCACTTTTGTTCTACTGCGCTGCTGCCGGGATGTTTTTTGCGCTGACGGCAATCAGCCAGACGCTCTTCAGTCATACGGAGCGCTTCTTCAACCGTGGCTTCAGTCGGGGATAA
- a CDS encoding ABC transporter permease — protein sequence MELDLVTYAVPFLLVGAKITLLISVFGVALGLPFGIALAVIRASKHRMLSRSADIYCAVFRGTPMLVQIFVIYYGLGQLSAIRSNPVIWWIVGDSLHAAILAVVLNTGAYTAEIFRTALLSLPRGLIEASQACGLSVWSTFRHVRFPLAVRQALPAYSSEVAIIVKESSLASTITVLEITGYAKRLMSETFAIMDIFIITSAFYLMMNVISLTSLKLIERKLSFDK from the coding sequence ATGGAACTAGATCTTGTCACATACGCGGTTCCGTTCCTTCTGGTGGGCGCCAAGATAACCTTGCTGATCAGCGTCTTCGGCGTCGCTCTCGGATTACCGTTCGGCATTGCATTGGCTGTCATCCGCGCATCCAAGCACCGGATGTTGAGCAGGAGCGCGGATATCTACTGCGCGGTCTTTCGCGGCACGCCCATGCTGGTGCAGATCTTCGTGATCTACTATGGGCTAGGCCAGCTTAGCGCCATTCGAAGCAACCCGGTGATCTGGTGGATCGTCGGCGACAGCCTGCATGCGGCGATCCTGGCCGTCGTGCTCAACACCGGTGCCTATACCGCGGAAATCTTCCGGACGGCACTGCTTTCCCTTCCGCGGGGTCTGATCGAGGCGTCGCAAGCCTGCGGCCTGTCGGTGTGGTCCACTTTTCGCCACGTCAGGTTTCCGCTGGCGGTTAGGCAAGCCTTGCCTGCCTATAGCAGCGAAGTGGCCATCATCGTCAAGGAATCAAGCCTTGCATCGACGATCACGGTCCTCGAGATCACCGGCTATGCCAAACGGTTGATGAGCGAAACCTTCGCCATCATGGACATCTTCATCATCACCTCGGCGTTTTACCTGATGATGAATGTGATCAGCTTAACTTCGCTAAAGTTGATCGAAAGAAAATTGTCTTTCGACAAGTAA
- a CDS encoding cupin domain-containing protein: MSKLTFIDQNNLPTPRKGAPPPERLVDGQPQFLAWDIAATADGKMRTGVWEATPGAYRSIKGETFEFCVILSGVSELTEDGGEPRRISAGDAFVMHPGFVGTWRVIETTRKLWVARD; encoded by the coding sequence ATGTCCAAGCTAACCTTCATCGACCAGAACAATCTCCCGACGCCGCGCAAGGGCGCCCCGCCTCCCGAGCGGCTGGTCGACGGACAGCCGCAGTTTCTTGCCTGGGACATAGCCGCGACCGCAGACGGAAAGATGCGGACGGGCGTATGGGAGGCAACTCCAGGCGCCTACCGTTCGATCAAGGGCGAGACCTTTGAATTCTGCGTCATTCTTTCCGGAGTGTCCGAACTCACCGAGGATGGAGGCGAGCCCCGCAGGATCAGTGCTGGTGACGCATTTGTGATGCATCCCGGATTCGTCGGCACATGGCGGGTTATCGAGACCACACGAAAACTTTGGGTCGCGCGCGACTGA
- the eutB gene encoding hydroxyectoine utilization dehydratase EutB: MISHDLIKQARERIASHVLRTPLTISTSLSERTGAQVSLKLEHRQSTGSFKLRGATNAVLQLSQVERDRGVIAASTGNHGRALSYAARAVGSCATICMSRLVPENKVAEIRRLGATVRIVGSSQDDAQAEVERQVAEEGLSMIPPFDHPHVITGQGTVGLEIVEEMPEVATVLVPLSGGGLAAGVAAAVKTIRPQAKVIGVTMDRGAAMKASIDAGHPVQVKEYRSLADSLGGGIGVNNTWTFPMCKTLLDDIVLVNEGEIAAGVRHAYEQEREIVEGAGAVGIAALLSGKLAHLKGPAAVILSGQNIDMTLHRKIVNGRI; this comes from the coding sequence ATGATTAGCCATGACCTGATCAAGCAGGCACGTGAGCGCATCGCCAGTCACGTCCTCCGTACTCCTCTAACGATATCGACATCGCTCTCCGAACGCACCGGAGCGCAGGTCAGTTTGAAGCTCGAGCATCGCCAATCGACCGGTAGCTTTAAGCTCCGGGGTGCAACAAATGCAGTTCTTCAACTCAGCCAAGTGGAGCGCGATCGCGGCGTCATCGCAGCCTCAACCGGCAACCACGGAAGGGCATTGTCCTATGCTGCCCGGGCAGTCGGTTCCTGCGCGACCATCTGCATGTCACGTCTGGTGCCGGAGAACAAGGTCGCGGAAATCCGACGGCTGGGCGCAACAGTACGCATAGTCGGTTCTTCGCAGGACGATGCGCAAGCGGAAGTCGAGCGGCAGGTTGCAGAGGAAGGGCTCAGCATGATCCCGCCTTTTGATCATCCTCACGTCATCACCGGCCAGGGAACGGTCGGGCTTGAAATTGTCGAGGAGATGCCCGAGGTCGCGACCGTTCTTGTTCCTCTTTCTGGAGGTGGGTTGGCCGCAGGCGTCGCGGCAGCCGTAAAGACGATCCGACCCCAGGCCAAGGTAATCGGCGTCACTATGGACCGGGGGGCAGCCATGAAGGCTAGCATCGACGCCGGCCACCCGGTGCAAGTGAAGGAATATCGCAGTCTGGCCGACTCGCTCGGCGGCGGAATCGGCGTGAATAACACCTGGACTTTCCCGATGTGCAAAACCCTTCTCGACGACATCGTCCTCGTCAATGAAGGCGAGATAGCTGCCGGTGTGCGGCACGCGTACGAGCAAGAGCGTGAGATTGTCGAAGGCGCTGGCGCCGTTGGTATCGCGGCGCTGCTTTCCGGCAAGCTGGCTCATCTTAAAGGTCCGGCAGCAGTCATATTGTCGGGTCAGAATATCGACATGACGTTGCACCGAAAAATCGTCAACGGACGCATATAG
- the eutC gene encoding ectoine utilization protein EutC: MPIIRILTEPELRQIIPLDVDAVECTERAFRALAVDNQVEMPPILRLDVPESRGEVDVKTAYIPGLSGFAIKISPGFFDNPKLGLPSTNGMMVLLSSQTGLVQALLLDNGYLTDVRTAAAGAVAAKHLSRNDASIATVFGAGVQARLQLQALSLVRPIQEVRIWARDHSKAEALVGQLKLEHSVRVTAFADPKEAVAGSHVIVTTTPADRPILNASWLEPGQHVTAMGSDAEHKNEIDPMAIARADIYVADSLKQTRRLGELHHAIEAGVVASDADFPELGHIIAGGKVGRTRDADITIADLTGTGVQDTAIATLAFQRAEELKTGKMFEC, translated from the coding sequence ATGCCTATTATCAGAATACTTACTGAGCCTGAGCTCAGACAGATCATTCCGCTCGACGTCGATGCGGTTGAATGCACGGAACGCGCGTTTCGCGCGCTGGCCGTCGACAATCAGGTGGAGATGCCGCCCATTCTGCGTCTGGATGTGCCTGAGAGCAGGGGCGAAGTCGATGTGAAAACCGCCTATATTCCAGGCTTGAGCGGTTTCGCGATCAAGATCAGTCCCGGTTTCTTTGACAATCCAAAGCTCGGCCTTCCGAGTACAAACGGGATGATGGTTTTGCTCTCAAGTCAAACCGGACTGGTTCAGGCACTCCTCCTGGACAATGGTTACCTGACCGACGTCAGGACAGCTGCCGCTGGTGCAGTCGCGGCAAAACACCTGTCGCGAAACGATGCTTCGATCGCAACCGTCTTCGGCGCCGGTGTTCAGGCGAGACTGCAACTCCAAGCGCTCAGTCTGGTGAGACCAATCCAGGAAGTCCGTATCTGGGCGCGTGATCACTCCAAGGCGGAGGCGCTCGTCGGACAGTTAAAGCTCGAGCACAGCGTGCGGGTTACTGCATTCGCCGATCCGAAGGAGGCAGTCGCGGGTTCCCATGTCATTGTGACAACGACACCCGCAGACCGGCCGATCCTGAATGCCTCTTGGCTTGAACCCGGGCAGCACGTGACAGCCATGGGCTCCGACGCTGAACATAAAAACGAGATCGATCCGATGGCGATTGCGCGCGCAGACATTTATGTGGCGGACAGCCTGAAACAGACGCGGAGGCTGGGGGAACTTCATCATGCCATAGAGGCTGGGGTGGTTGCGAGCGACGCGGATTTTCCGGAACTCGGCCACATCATTGCAGGCGGGAAGGTCGGACGTACTCGCGATGCGGACATCACAATAGCCGATCTTACCGGTACAGGTGTTCAGGACACCGCAATTGCCACGTTGGCCTTTCAGCGCGCCGAGGAACTTAAGACCGGCAAAATGTTTGAGTGCTGA
- the ltaE gene encoding low-specificity L-threonine aldolase, giving the protein MQTPVIRLDFRSDTVTRPTLGMRAAMAAAEVGDDVLGDDPTVKALEARLASLLGKEAGLFVPTGTMSNLAAIMSHCQRGEEFLCATGAHAYLWEAGGAAVLGSVQPQPLPVRTDGTIPLEDLHAAVKDDDPHFAITRLVTIENTFAGRVLRRDHLAEVADFARERKLATHLDGARLFNAAAALGVDVGCLADGYDTVSLCLSKGLGAPLGSVLVGDAPLLARARRWRKMLGGGMRQAGIIAAAGLYALDHHVDRLVEDHANAQVLAQAFAGIEGMKVTPPQSNVVFVELAPDLATRLSEALRELGIAASFWPGGRMRWVTHLDVNRAAVDEAIAAVRDITESRT; this is encoded by the coding sequence ATGCAAACCCCTGTCATCCGCCTTGATTTCCGTTCCGATACGGTCACTCGTCCGACCCTTGGCATGCGTGCGGCGATGGCTGCCGCCGAGGTGGGCGACGATGTCCTGGGCGACGACCCCACGGTCAAGGCGCTCGAGGCCCGACTTGCCTCACTGCTCGGCAAGGAAGCGGGACTGTTCGTGCCAACCGGCACCATGTCCAATCTCGCTGCGATCATGAGCCATTGCCAGCGCGGCGAGGAATTTCTCTGCGCAACCGGCGCTCATGCCTATCTGTGGGAAGCCGGAGGCGCTGCGGTGCTGGGCTCGGTCCAGCCGCAGCCCTTGCCGGTGCGCACCGACGGCACGATCCCCCTCGAGGACCTTCACGCCGCGGTGAAGGACGACGATCCGCATTTTGCGATCACGCGACTGGTAACCATCGAGAACACATTCGCCGGACGGGTCCTGCGGCGCGATCATCTGGCCGAGGTTGCCGACTTCGCGCGGGAGCGGAAGCTCGCCACCCATCTCGACGGTGCGCGGCTGTTCAACGCGGCCGCGGCGCTCGGCGTTGACGTCGGGTGCCTGGCCGATGGCTACGACACCGTGTCGCTGTGCCTGTCGAAGGGACTCGGTGCGCCGCTCGGATCGGTGCTGGTCGGGGATGCCCCCTTGCTCGCGCGCGCGCGCCGTTGGCGCAAGATGCTCGGCGGAGGGATGCGGCAGGCAGGAATAATTGCAGCGGCGGGGCTGTACGCCCTCGACCATCATGTCGACCGGCTGGTCGAGGACCACGCCAATGCTCAGGTGCTTGCGCAAGCATTTGCGGGAATCGAGGGGATGAAGGTGACCCCGCCGCAGTCCAACGTGGTCTTTGTCGAGCTCGCGCCCGATCTGGCGACCCGGCTGTCCGAGGCGCTACGCGAGCTCGGCATCGCGGCGAGTTTCTGGCCCGGTGGGCGAATGCGCTGGGTCACCCATCTCGATGTGAACCGTGCCGCTGTCGACGAGGCCATCGCGGCAGTGCGCGACATCACTGAGAGCCGGACGTGA
- a CDS encoding NAD-dependent succinate-semialdehyde dehydrogenase: MKPTPAQKTTPLVSPASAAVVRDAPTRLFIGGQWVSAKEDRTFEVVDPATGDVIATVSDGDIADGISAVDAAEKAAAAWKATSPRRRSDVLMKCFHLVLEQAEWLAQLITVENGKALADARSEVAYAAEFFRWYAEEAVRAPGEFGPAPSGANHIIVNHEPIGIAVLVTPWNFPAAMATRKMAPALAAGCTCILKPAAETPLTALAIGEIMRQAGVPAGVVNIVTTRKAGPVVSAMLHDKRVRKLSFTGSTGVGRTLLREAADQVVSCSMELGGNAPFVVFDDADLETAVAGAMVAKMRNGGEACTAANRFYVQKGILADFTRRFAEEMAVLNVGPGLAPDTQLGPLITEAAVAKVERLVDDAIAKGARLITGGSRLNGDGFYYLPTVLANVSPDAEILREEIFGPVAPVIAFETEDEVVQMANDTEYGLVSYVFSSDLKRALSVAGRLESGMVGINRGVVSDAAAPFGGMKQSGLGREGSHHGMLEYLETKYIAASW, from the coding sequence GTGAAGCCAACTCCCGCGCAAAAAACAACCCCGCTTGTCTCTCCCGCCTCGGCTGCAGTAGTCCGCGATGCTCCTACGCGACTGTTCATCGGCGGCCAATGGGTTTCTGCAAAAGAAGACCGCACCTTTGAAGTGGTCGACCCCGCGACCGGAGATGTGATCGCCACCGTTTCCGATGGCGATATCGCCGATGGAATATCCGCGGTCGATGCAGCGGAAAAGGCCGCAGCGGCTTGGAAGGCGACCTCGCCGCGGCGTCGCTCGGACGTTTTGATGAAGTGTTTTCACCTTGTGCTCGAACAGGCTGAATGGCTGGCACAACTGATCACCGTGGAAAACGGCAAGGCACTCGCGGACGCCAGGTCGGAGGTCGCCTATGCCGCCGAATTTTTCCGCTGGTACGCGGAAGAAGCTGTACGGGCGCCGGGCGAATTCGGACCTGCGCCCTCCGGCGCCAACCATATCATCGTCAACCATGAGCCGATTGGTATCGCCGTATTGGTGACACCCTGGAACTTCCCCGCGGCAATGGCGACCCGAAAGATGGCACCCGCACTGGCCGCGGGCTGCACGTGCATCCTGAAGCCCGCAGCGGAGACCCCGCTGACGGCGCTGGCGATCGGCGAGATCATGCGTCAGGCCGGCGTTCCGGCCGGAGTGGTCAACATCGTGACAACGCGGAAGGCCGGCCCCGTGGTCAGCGCCATGCTGCATGACAAGCGGGTACGGAAACTGTCGTTTACCGGCTCGACAGGCGTCGGCCGGACATTGCTGCGCGAGGCTGCGGACCAGGTCGTCAGTTGTTCCATGGAACTCGGCGGCAATGCGCCCTTCGTTGTGTTCGACGATGCCGACCTCGAGACGGCTGTCGCCGGAGCAATGGTTGCCAAGATGCGCAACGGCGGCGAGGCATGCACTGCTGCGAACCGCTTCTATGTCCAGAAGGGGATTCTGGCGGACTTCACGCGGCGGTTCGCGGAAGAGATGGCCGTACTCAATGTCGGACCAGGGCTGGCTCCGGACACGCAACTCGGGCCACTGATCACCGAGGCCGCGGTCGCCAAGGTGGAACGCCTGGTGGACGACGCCATTGCCAAGGGAGCCCGCCTGATCACGGGTGGCAGCAGGTTGAACGGCGATGGATTCTATTATCTGCCTACCGTACTGGCAAACGTTTCTCCCGATGCCGAGATCCTTCGCGAAGAAATCTTCGGGCCGGTTGCGCCAGTCATTGCATTTGAAACCGAGGACGAGGTCGTCCAGATGGCCAACGACACCGAATACGGGCTGGTGTCCTATGTGTTCAGCAGTGACCTCAAACGTGCGCTTTCGGTCGCCGGACGGTTGGAAAGCGGCATGGTCGGAATCAACCGAGGCGTCGTCTCCGACGCTGCCGCGCCGTTTGGCGGCATGAAGCAGAGCGGCCTCGGCCGCGAGGGAAGCCACCACGGCATGCTCGAATATCTCGAAACGAAATACATCGCCGCAAGCTGGTAG
- a CDS encoding cupin domain-containing protein: MSLLKSIDPNPSFEPKHATPAPDRLIAGAPAFKTWAQDSDKEGKVNTGVWEATPGETHSIKGETFEFCHILQGVVELTENGKEPVIYRAGDSFVMKPGYVGVWKTIETVRKIYVTVT; encoded by the coding sequence ATGTCACTACTCAAATCGATCGACCCGAATCCTTCCTTCGAACCGAAGCACGCGACGCCCGCGCCGGATCGCCTTATTGCCGGGGCACCCGCCTTCAAAACCTGGGCGCAGGACAGCGACAAAGAGGGCAAGGTGAATACCGGCGTCTGGGAGGCCACTCCCGGCGAGACGCACTCCATCAAGGGCGAGACCTTTGAGTTCTGCCATATCCTGCAGGGAGTGGTGGAGCTGACAGAGAACGGTAAGGAGCCGGTCATTTATCGCGCCGGCGACAGCTTCGTGATGAAACCCGGTTATGTCGGGGTCTGGAAAACGATCGAGACGGTACGGAAAATCTACGTCACCGTCACTTGA